A genomic region of Armatimonadota bacterium contains the following coding sequences:
- a CDS encoding acyl-CoA dehydrogenase → MVQTLATEEQRLVHRTIRGFAREELRPHAAIWDREGRFPVELVPRLAGLGLMGMTVPADYGGSGLDAVTTATAIEALAWGDGGVALSVAAHNSLCTGHVAAFGNEAQRRRFLPRLASGEALGAWCLTEPGAGSDAAAIKTRAERRGDRWVLNGTKVFVTNGSHAGIYVVMAVTAPGAGRKGISALAVERGSKGLEIGRKEDKLGVRSSDTSEIHFADCEVPDEQLLGEAGDGYPQVMRVLERGRIGIAAMAVGIGHAALDASLSYAQERTAYGRPIADLQAIQFMLADMATELDAAWLLTEHAAELADRGQPFRRQASMAKLYASEAAARAAARAVQIHGGYGFTKDYPVERFYRDVKLCEIGEGTSEVQRAIISKSVLADSGR, encoded by the coding sequence ATGGTGCAGACGCTCGCCACCGAGGAGCAGCGGCTTGTCCACCGGACTATAAGAGGGTTTGCTCGGGAGGAACTGCGGCCGCACGCTGCGATCTGGGACCGCGAAGGCCGCTTCCCGGTTGAGCTGGTTCCCCGGCTGGCAGGCCTGGGGCTGATGGGTATGACCGTGCCTGCTGACTACGGCGGGAGTGGCCTGGACGCCGTGACCACGGCGACCGCAATCGAGGCACTGGCCTGGGGCGACGGTGGTGTTGCGCTGTCGGTGGCCGCGCACAACTCGCTGTGCACGGGACACGTCGCGGCGTTTGGCAACGAGGCCCAGCGCCGCAGGTTCCTGCCGCGCCTGGCCAGCGGCGAGGCGCTGGGTGCCTGGTGCCTGACCGAGCCCGGCGCTGGCAGCGACGCCGCGGCCATAAAGACGCGCGCCGAGCGTCGCGGAGATCGCTGGGTACTCAACGGCACCAAGGTCTTCGTCACCAACGGCAGCCACGCAGGGATCTATGTGGTCATGGCCGTGACCGCGCCCGGGGCCGGCAGGAAGGGGATCAGCGCATTAGCGGTCGAGCGCGGCAGCAAGGGGCTGGAGATCGGCCGCAAAGAGGACAAGCTTGGGGTTCGCAGCAGCGATACCTCCGAGATCCACTTTGCGGACTGCGAGGTGCCGGACGAGCAACTTCTTGGCGAGGCTGGAGACGGCTACCCCCAGGTGATGCGCGTGCTGGAGCGGGGCCGCATCGGGATCGCGGCAATGGCGGTGGGCATCGGGCACGCGGCGCTCGACGCCAGCCTGTCGTACGCGCAGGAGCGCACTGCCTACGGCCGGCCAATCGCCGACCTGCAGGCAATCCAGTTCATGCTGGCCGACATGGCCACCGAGCTGGACGCCGCCTGGCTGTTGACCGAGCACGCCGCGGAACTGGCCGACCGAGGCCAGCCGTTTCGCCGCCAGGCCTCGATGGCCAAGCTCTACGCTTCCGAGGCCGCAGCGCGTGCCGCTGCCCGCGCGGTACAGATCCACGGCGGGTATGGGTTCACCAAGGACTATCCCGTGGAGCGCTTCTACCGCGACGTGAAACTGTGCGAGATCGGCGAGGGCACGAGCGAGGTCCAGCGGGCGATCATCTCCAAGTCTGTGCTGGCGGACTCCGGGCGGTAG
- a CDS encoding tetratricopeptide repeat protein, with amino-acid sequence MTGSGRAIVLAVTPVLLAVLLAALLPAAPSRIAFAQGTAAEWPALTRRFEQQVQQTPADPGTRFTLAMLYARSGRVLDGFKQLQEADQAIGSLAGRPALARQIVTETEGLLRRNPRDLLARYRLAFARYFLGEHPAAAAEFERIVALDPQNDWGYGYLGQGYANLGQLDRAIATWERGLAVNPKNAVLHYMLGLSYTRKGDKKKAAAHLAAAYRDRTLYDYITRNPK; translated from the coding sequence TTGACCGGAAGCGGGCGGGCCATTGTGCTGGCGGTGACCCCAGTGCTGCTTGCGGTGCTGCTTGCGGCGCTGTTGCCAGCGGCGCCGTCCAGGATCGCGTTCGCGCAGGGCACGGCCGCGGAGTGGCCGGCCCTGACCCGGCGGTTCGAGCAGCAGGTCCAGCAGACCCCAGCGGATCCAGGCACCAGGTTCACGCTCGCGATGCTCTACGCGCGCAGCGGGCGAGTCCTTGACGGCTTCAAGCAGCTTCAGGAGGCCGATCAAGCAATCGGTTCCCTTGCCGGCCGTCCGGCGCTGGCGCGGCAGATCGTGACCGAGACCGAAGGACTCCTGCGCCGGAACCCCCGCGATCTGCTCGCCCGTTACCGGCTGGCGTTTGCCCGCTACTTCCTGGGAGAGCATCCGGCTGCCGCCGCCGAGTTCGAGCGAATCGTCGCGCTCGACCCGCAGAACGACTGGGGCTACGGCTATCTTGGGCAGGGGTACGCCAACCTGGGGCAGTTGGACCGCGCGATCGCCACATGGGAGAGGGGTCTCGCGGTCAACCCCAAGAACGCGGTGCTCCACTACATGCTGGGCCTGAGCTACACCCGTAAAGGGGACAAGAAGAAGGCCGCTGCCCACCTGGCCGCTGC
- a CDS encoding DUF59 domain-containing protein: protein MAGRKSRPTREQILDALRDVQDPELHRSIVELNMVREIAVEDGRVSVEVLLTISGCPLRETIASAVTERIRAMDGVSDVQVRLGVMDQEQRQALVRQLHGGEPPAALDGAMPPSRPRGLLREGSTTRVIAIASGKGGVGKSTVTANLAVAMALEGRRVGVIDADIYGFSIPRMLGVTGRPTAIDQMLIPLESDGIRVMSIGFLLPDDSGAVVWRGPMLHRALVTFISDVHWGDDLEYLLIDLPPGTGDVSLTIAQTLPHSSMLIVTTPQPAAVSVARRAAKMAELVNMEVIGVVENMSGFTPAPGAPTVDLFGRGGGQRLAEILGVPLLGEIPIDLALREGGDSGLPTIRAHPDSPASKVLREVARRVVARLPVAHRAQEGRAP, encoded by the coding sequence ATGGCCGGCCGCAAGAGCAGACCCACGCGAGAGCAGATCCTGGATGCCCTTCGCGACGTGCAGGATCCCGAGCTTCACAGGAGCATCGTTGAGCTGAACATGGTTCGGGAGATAGCCGTGGAGGACGGCCGGGTGAGCGTGGAGGTGCTGCTTACGATCAGCGGCTGTCCCCTGCGCGAGACAATCGCCAGCGCGGTTACCGAGCGCATCCGTGCCATGGACGGGGTCAGCGACGTGCAGGTCCGGCTCGGCGTCATGGACCAGGAGCAGCGTCAGGCACTGGTCAGGCAACTGCACGGCGGCGAACCGCCTGCTGCCCTGGACGGCGCGATGCCTCCCTCCAGGCCGCGGGGCCTTCTCAGAGAGGGCTCGACCACGCGGGTGATCGCGATCGCCAGCGGCAAGGGCGGCGTGGGGAAGTCCACCGTGACCGCGAACCTGGCCGTGGCGATGGCGCTTGAGGGCCGGCGGGTGGGGGTGATTGACGCCGACATCTACGGCTTCTCCATCCCTCGGATGCTCGGCGTCACCGGACGGCCCACCGCCATAGACCAGATGCTGATCCCGCTTGAGAGCGACGGCATCCGCGTGATGTCCATCGGGTTCCTGCTGCCCGATGACTCAGGGGCGGTGGTCTGGAGGGGCCCGATGCTGCACAGGGCCCTGGTCACCTTCATCTCTGATGTGCACTGGGGCGACGACCTGGAGTATCTGCTGATTGACCTGCCACCCGGGACCGGAGACGTCTCCCTTACGATCGCGCAGACGCTGCCCCACTCCAGCATGCTGATCGTTACCACACCACAGCCCGCGGCCGTGAGCGTAGCAAGGCGCGCCGCGAAGATGGCCGAACTGGTCAACATGGAGGTCATCGGCGTGGTTGAGAACATGTCGGGGTTCACGCCGGCACCCGGGGCGCCGACCGTTGACCTGTTCGGCCGGGGCGGCGGGCAGCGACTGGCCGAGATCCTGGGTGTACCGCTTCTGGGGGAGATCCCCATTGATCTGGCCCTGCGCGAGGGCGGCGACAGCGGGCTGCCCACGATCAGGGCCCATCCGGACAGCCCTGCCTCGAAGGTGCTGCGTGAGGTGGCCCGGAGGGTCGTGGCTCGGCTGCCGGTTGCTCACCGAGCGCAGGAGGGCAGAGCCCCTTGA